The following is a genomic window from Candidatus Hydrogenedentota bacterium.
TGTACAAGCCGGAGAGCTATCACCGGTCCGCCATCCTGTTCTCGGCGACCTCGATGTTGACGAATGGGCGCGCCTTCATGTTGTTCACATAGAGCACCATTTGCGTCAGTTTGGCGTGTAGACAACGTGACGGGCGAATTGCAGCGACTTACCCTCGTTTGCGGAATTGCTTCGGCGTGACGCTCCAATAGCGCTTGAACGCGACCAGAAACGCGAACTCGTCTTGATAGCCGACGAGTTCCGCGACGACGCGCTGAGGGGCGTCGTGTGTGATCAACCACTCTTGCGCGCGTTCCATGCGCAAACTCGTGACGAGTTTCATCGGCGACATCCGGAATTGCTGGCGAACGAGGCGGTGGAGATAAGAGCTGGACACGTCGATTGCCTTTGCCATTTCTTCAACGGTCCATCTTCGCGCAAGATCCGAGCTTATGAGTGAGTGGAGGTATTCGAGCCGGTCGCCGGTCTCGGTTTGGGCAAACCCGATGCTCGCCGCGAGTTCACGTCGAATATACAGCGCTATGAGTCGAACGTAGGCCGCGCTGATTTCGCGATGACTGTCCGACCGTCCGCGCGACTCGCGCAACAACTCCTCAGTGGCTTTCCGAAGGGGCTCGCTTAAAACCGTCTTGCGCACCGTTAGCTCCCGTTTCGCGAGTCCGCCCCACGACTCGTCGGTTAGGAGGTGCCACCACATGAACCGCCACGTAGCGCTCTTGGGCCGGTAGCCAAAGGGCTTTTGTGCCGGCGCAATGAGCAACTCTCCGGGCTGCACCGTCGTCGTGTGGGCGGTGTCATAAACCTCTCCCGTTCCATTCATCGGATAGACCAAGAGA
Proteins encoded in this region:
- a CDS encoding helix-turn-helix transcriptional regulator, producing the protein MPKQSIKREIGDVLRWSPKCKEHFFPWRSLAKDVRDARSIAEAGITECHRGYLLERFEPRYHLLVYPMNGTGEVYDTAHTTTVQPGELLIAPAQKPFGYRPKSATWRFMWWHLLTDESWGGLAKRELTVRKTVLSEPLRKATEELLRESRGRSDSHREISAAYVRLIALYIRRELAASIGFAQTETGDRLEYLHSLISSDLARRWTVEEMAKAIDVSSSYLHRLVRQQFRMSPMKLVTSLRMERAQEWLITHDAPQRVVAELVGYQDEFAFLVAFKRYWSVTPKQFRKRG